The Flavobacterium johnsoniae genomic sequence GTAGCAACAGTCGAAACCATTAAAAAATTAAAAGCCAATAAAAATACCTGCTACATCAGTTTTGATTATGATATTCTGAAGAAAATCAGAGAAATAGATCTAAAAACTTCTTTGCAATATTTAGAAGGAAATAAATCTCCAAAAGAAGTTAAAGCTGATAAGATTAATGGCGTTGATTATCATTATTCTGTATTTCAAAAACATCCAGAATGGATTCAGGAAGCAAAAGAAAATAAGATTATTCTAAATGCTTGGACTGTAAACGAAGTGAAAGATATGGATTGGATTATTGAACATAAATTCAATTATATCACAACAAATGAACCCGAACTTTTAAAGGAAAGATTACAGGCAAAAAAATAATCTTTTAGACTTTATAAACTTAAAATCTAACCATGAAAAAAATATGTAAACATTTAACGCTGCTAATTTTTTTGATAACGCTGTTATTCAATCAAAATCTATCGGCACAAAAATTAGGTAAAACTGAGTGGTTTGATCCTAATAAACCCGCAACAACATATTGTAATCCAATAAATATTGGTTACAACTATACAACTTATAATCATAATGGAATTCCATATTCTCGTCGTTCTAGCGCAGATCCGGTTATTATAACTTATAAAGGCGAATATTATTTATTTGCAACAAATCAAGCAGGTTTCTTTTGGAGTAAAGATATGTCAGATTGGAACTTCGTTTACGGAAGTTTCCAGAGACAACCAGGCGATGACGATCAGTGCGCGCCTGCGGCTTGGGTTGTTAATGATACTTTATTTTACGTTGGTTCAACTTGGAAAAGAGATCATCCAATCTGGAAAACTGCTGATCCAAAATCTGGAAGATGGACACGTCATGTAGACAAAGCAATGCTTCCAACTTGGGATCCTGCGATTTTTCAGGACGATGATAAAAAAGTATACATGTACTATGGTTCAAGCGGAAAATTGCCTCTTGTTGGAGTAGAAGTTGATTACAATACTTGGCTTCCAAAAGGAAATCAGGCTGATTATGCAGAATTGTATAAAGCAACTGAAGTAGAAGATATTCAGAAAGTTTATGGACAAGTTAAAGAAGTGGCAATTTTAGATCCTTCTGCTCACGGCTGGGAGCGTTTTGGTCCAAATAATGATATGGAACCAGCACCTTGGGGAAATTTTATTGAAGGAGCTTGGATGACAAAACACAACGGAAAATATTATATGCAATACGGCGCACCAGCAACCGAGTTTAAAGGTTATGCAAATGGTGTTCACGTAGGAGATAACCCGCTTGGACCTTTTACCTATCAAAAACACAATCCGATGTCATATAAACCGGGCGGATTTGTAATTGGTGCTGGACACGGAAATACTTTTGCAGATAATTACGGAAATTATTGGAACACTGGAACTTGTAAAATTTCAATCAAAGACCGTTTTGAGCGTCGCATTGATATGTTTC encodes the following:
- a CDS encoding discoidin domain-containing protein, producing MKKICKHLTLLIFLITLLFNQNLSAQKLGKTEWFDPNKPATTYCNPINIGYNYTTYNHNGIPYSRRSSADPVIITYKGEYYLFATNQAGFFWSKDMSDWNFVYGSFQRQPGDDDQCAPAAWVVNDTLFYVGSTWKRDHPIWKTADPKSGRWTRHVDKAMLPTWDPAIFQDDDKKVYMYYGSSGKLPLVGVEVDYNTWLPKGNQADYAELYKATEVEDIQKVYGQVKEVAILDPSAHGWERFGPNNDMEPAPWGNFIEGAWMTKHNGKYYMQYGAPATEFKGYANGVHVGDNPLGPFTYQKHNPMSYKPGGFVIGAGHGNTFADNYGNYWNTGTCKISIKDRFERRIDMFPAGFDKDDVMYSITSYGDFPIVLPTSERDQTKGASSGWMLLSYKKPVTVSSSEECMEVETHRMDNGGKKVYEKFCYGPENLTDENIQTYWSAKTSNPGEWLQMDLGRPMEINALQINYADHKATQYNKAMDIYYQYNIFMSDDAVNWTLVVDKSKNDKDAPHDYLELTKPFKARYIKMENIHNASGLFAISDFRVFGNGLAAKPKAVASFKVDRNKADSRNAMISWKKQSDAIGYNIYYGITPDKLYNSIMVYGDNSYDFRGLDKGTKYYFTIEPFNENGIGSKNKIIEVK